In one window of Paenibacillus antri DNA:
- a CDS encoding NusG domain II-containing protein, translating to MKKGDLWILFSMLLMVTSVYILKWLHQSPEEALQKPTIARIELDGKLYRDVELSGVSEMIEIRTSKGYDLLKVDNGGIEVAESDCPEKICMSYGKIDRVGEVIICLPNRMFIKIVDGGQPEIDALSA from the coding sequence ATGAAGAAGGGGGATCTTTGGATTTTATTCTCGATGCTCCTCATGGTCACGTCCGTGTATATTTTGAAGTGGCTTCATCAATCACCTGAAGAAGCGCTTCAAAAGCCAACCATCGCAAGAATTGAACTGGATGGCAAGTTATATCGCGACGTGGAACTGTCAGGGGTGAGCGAGATGATCGAAATTCGAACATCCAAAGGTTACGACCTTCTGAAAGTGGACAACGGCGGGATCGAAGTGGCCGAATCCGATTGCCCCGAGAAAATCTGCATGAGCTATGGGAAAATCGATCGAGTGGGGGAAGTCATCATTTGTTTGCCGAACCGAATGTTTATCAAAATTGTTGACGGCGGTCAACCAGAGATTGATGCACTTTCTGCTTAG
- a CDS encoding murein hydrolase activator EnvC family protein — MKKILLIFAFLGILFEYNLPVISGASAISSESIVLQKLIHRKEAVKRQAEAATNRIEEIEKEKERAVLDMRTLMEQIEEASSDLMNIQSKINAATAKLLVTEKQLETAIHHADERNVQVQSRVVMIYKEGYVPYLDVLLHSASFSDFLQRADSLLFMIRREKELFEIAKREKRIVEQKIDGMERLLSELSTSYNELTFIKKTLQVKEKNKEVLIASLASEVEELEELTEEQEAFLLEVARTESELLRKQTASGSVKFAYPLVKKARLSSGFGTRTDPVTGKKGASHKGVDFAAPAGTNILASKEGTVLVTDWISGYGNTVIIDHGGGVWTLYAHMRSIDARQGDNVKKGEVIGEVGATGKATGNNLHFEVRVNEKAVDPKPYLGL; from the coding sequence TTGAAGAAGATACTGCTTATCTTTGCTTTCCTTGGAATCTTATTCGAATACAACTTACCCGTTATAAGTGGAGCAAGCGCTATATCGTCCGAAAGTATCGTACTTCAAAAGTTAATACATAGAAAAGAAGCTGTGAAAAGACAAGCCGAAGCTGCGACGAACCGAATCGAAGAGATTGAAAAGGAGAAAGAAAGAGCGGTACTGGATATGAGAACACTGATGGAGCAAATCGAGGAAGCCTCCAGCGATTTAATGAATATACAGAGCAAAATCAACGCTGCGACAGCGAAGCTCCTTGTGACCGAAAAGCAATTGGAAACGGCCATTCATCACGCGGACGAACGCAATGTACAAGTTCAATCCAGGGTTGTCATGATATATAAAGAGGGTTATGTACCTTATCTTGATGTCCTGCTGCATTCCGCAAGCTTTTCCGATTTTTTGCAGCGTGCGGACAGCTTGCTGTTCATGATCCGAAGGGAAAAGGAATTATTCGAAATCGCAAAGAGGGAAAAGCGGATTGTCGAACAAAAGATAGATGGAATGGAACGATTGCTTTCCGAATTATCAACCAGTTATAACGAACTGACATTTATAAAAAAGACCTTGCAAGTGAAAGAAAAAAACAAAGAGGTGCTGATTGCGAGCTTAGCGTCTGAGGTTGAGGAGTTGGAGGAACTAACGGAAGAACAAGAGGCGTTCCTCCTTGAAGTCGCTCGGACGGAAAGCGAGCTGCTCCGAAAACAGACGGCTTCCGGTTCGGTGAAGTTTGCCTACCCGCTTGTGAAAAAGGCGAGGCTTTCTTCCGGCTTCGGGACCAGAACGGATCCTGTAACCGGCAAGAAAGGTGCATCTCATAAAGGCGTTGACTTTGCCGCACCGGCGGGCACGAACATTCTCGCATCGAAAGAAGGAACCGTATTGGTTACCGATTGGATCAGTGGATATGGGAATACGGTGATCATCGACCATGGCGGAGGGGTTTGGACCCTATACGCCCATATGAGGAGTATCGATGCCCGTCAGGGAGATAACGTGAAAAAAGGCGAGGTTATCGGGGAGGTGGGGGCGACTGGTAAAGCGACAGGAAACAATCTGCACTTCGAAGTCAGAGTAAACGAAAAAGCTGTCGATCCGAAACCTTACCTTGGGCTATAA
- a CDS encoding response regulator transcription factor — MSGDVVKILVVDDEWNMRNLLRIYLKKQGFEVKEATNGSEAVAFANNEPFDVIILDVMMPDMDGWQVCRKIRERHQTPIIMLTARNETKDKVQGLGVGADDYVTKPFEPEELIARIHALLRRANPNQTHVSAQEMVEFPEGTIYPEGRQVLIRENSVELTPKEFDLFLMLARYRQKAFARDALVEALWGFDYAGDTRVIDTHVKNIREKLQRSGLSYNPIQTVWGVGYKFHVPEDRG; from the coding sequence ATAAGCGGTGATGTCGTGAAGATCTTAGTCGTCGACGATGAATGGAATATGCGAAATTTGCTCCGGATTTACCTAAAGAAGCAGGGCTTTGAAGTCAAAGAAGCGACGAACGGCAGCGAGGCTGTCGCTTTCGCGAATAACGAACCGTTCGACGTGATCATTTTGGATGTCATGATGCCGGATATGGACGGGTGGCAGGTATGCCGCAAAATCCGCGAACGTCATCAAACTCCGATCATCATGCTGACAGCCCGCAACGAAACGAAGGACAAGGTACAGGGGCTTGGAGTCGGGGCAGACGATTATGTTACGAAACCGTTCGAACCGGAGGAACTGATCGCCCGAATCCATGCCTTGCTTCGCAGGGCAAATCCGAACCAGACACATGTATCCGCACAAGAAATGGTCGAATTTCCTGAAGGTACGATCTATCCGGAGGGCCGTCAAGTATTGATTCGGGAAAATTCCGTCGAATTGACGCCGAAGGAGTTCGATTTATTCCTAATGTTAGCCCGTTATCGTCAAAAAGCGTTCGCGCGGGATGCTCTGGTTGAAGCCTTGTGGGGGTTCGATTATGCGGGAGATACCCGAGTGATCGATACGCATGTGAAAAACATTCGGGAAAAGCTGCAGCGCTCAGGGCTCTCTTACAATCCGATTCAAACCGTATGGGGCGTGGGATATAAATTTCATGTCCCGGAGGATCGCGGATGA
- a CDS encoding C40 family peptidase, with product MMKMKPWIHAVLSLSLVTGTAAVLPGQAFAASGQVTSDYTKARIASAVSLRTSPSVEADKIRYLKEGENVTILNETNDYWFHVRDVRGTTGYISSNSKYVRTGYKAPTSRVSFTKVTATEAARKVIAAGKEYLGTPYEFGSSRSDTKTFDCSDFVRQAYLDGIGLKLPSDSRSQGKYIKRKGDVKTDWKELEPGDIMFFMEYEGSKASDYKDVDKLSERITHNGIYIGNGKILQTYSKKSGGVRIDTIEGSQWEKRFLFGGSPL from the coding sequence ATGATGAAGATGAAACCATGGATCCACGCCGTTCTTTCCTTATCTCTTGTTACTGGGACAGCCGCCGTACTTCCCGGACAAGCGTTCGCTGCTTCGGGACAAGTCACTTCCGATTATACGAAAGCTAGAATTGCGAGCGCCGTTTCGCTCCGTACGTCTCCATCCGTCGAAGCAGACAAAATTCGCTATTTAAAAGAAGGGGAGAACGTTACAATCCTCAATGAAACGAATGATTATTGGTTTCACGTTCGAGACGTACGGGGCACGACAGGGTACATTAGCAGCAACTCTAAATATGTGAGGACAGGGTACAAAGCGCCGACTTCTCGAGTATCTTTCACAAAGGTAACCGCAACGGAAGCTGCAAGGAAGGTTATTGCTGCCGGCAAAGAATATTTGGGCACGCCTTATGAATTTGGTTCCAGCCGATCGGATACGAAAACGTTTGATTGCTCAGATTTTGTAAGACAAGCCTATCTTGACGGGATCGGGTTGAAGCTGCCTTCCGACTCCAGAAGCCAAGGGAAATATATAAAGCGGAAGGGCGACGTCAAGACGGATTGGAAAGAGCTAGAGCCTGGGGACATTATGTTCTTTATGGAATACGAGGGTTCGAAAGCTTCAGATTATAAAGACGTGGACAAGTTGTCCGAACGAATTACGCACAACGGAATCTATATCGGCAATGGTAAAATCCTGCAGACATACTCCAAAAAATCCGGCGGAGTTCGAATCGATACGATCGAGGGATCTCAGTGGGAAAAGAGATTTCTCTTTGGTGGAAGCCCGTTGTAA
- a CDS encoding sulfite exporter TauE/SafE family protein, whose product MYEFFSKISNIISGPLFSVAQTDIAVLSALFLGFVGSVAPCQISANAAAAMFFGNRQVQARLRWVEILLYLLGKVAVFSVLGIIFFLFGRELSTDFIPLFSWSRKLLGPLLIIIGLFMLGLISLQVSLGTRLSQWLQGKSRRLGGKGGAFLLGAAFSLGFCPTMFVLFYGSLMPLSISAPYGFVFPTIFAVGTAMPFLLFVGLMVGFGLDQIVIHRTKKMGLLVQRFAGFLMFVLGIADTATYWITPF is encoded by the coding sequence ATGTATGAATTTTTTAGCAAGATAAGCAATATAATCAGCGGCCCTTTATTCAGCGTCGCGCAAACTGATATCGCCGTGCTTTCGGCGTTATTTCTGGGATTTGTTGGTTCAGTAGCTCCGTGTCAAATTTCTGCAAATGCGGCAGCGGCCATGTTTTTTGGGAACCGTCAGGTACAAGCCCGACTACGTTGGGTAGAAATCTTGCTGTATTTGCTCGGCAAAGTGGCAGTATTCAGCGTACTTGGAATCATATTCTTTTTATTTGGTCGGGAGCTCTCCACTGATTTTATCCCGCTGTTTTCCTGGAGCAGGAAACTCCTGGGTCCGCTTTTGATTATCATTGGGTTGTTTATGCTTGGACTGATAAGTCTGCAGGTAAGCTTGGGTACACGGCTATCTCAATGGTTGCAAGGAAAGTCGAGGCGGTTAGGCGGCAAGGGCGGTGCGTTTTTGCTTGGAGCTGCGTTTTCTTTAGGCTTCTGTCCCACGATGTTTGTCTTGTTTTACGGTTCTTTGATGCCCTTAAGCATAAGTGCGCCGTATGGATTCGTTTTTCCTACCATCTTCGCAGTCGGAACCGCGATGCCATTTTTATTATTCGTAGGCTTAATGGTGGGGTTCGGATTAGATCAAATCGTGATTCATAGAACAAAAAAAATGGGGCTGCTTGTTCAACGTTTTGCAGGGTTTCTGATGTTTGTATTGGGAATCGCTGATACCGCGACATATTGGATAACGCCTTTTTAA
- a CDS encoding YncE family protein: protein MRKILAVIAALILITGCVQGGERAEQPTPQQTSGDNTQDPVDESSSGWLFTANEGGSITRIDLTDNKVTASIEATGSVHNVQLSPDGKVLAATVVPEMNDEDSGHAENGDDAHGHGMTMNGLANFYDAASGNLIESVEVGQHPAHVVYTSDGKLALVTNNEGNNVSIIDTSTYTVVDTIPTGKGPHGFRISADNRFAYIANMGEDTVSVIDLIERKENRRIKVGAAPVTTSVTSDGKLLAVTLNAENALAVVTLATDQIEKIGVGSGPAQVYIQSDNLYAFVANQGTADNPSRTVSKIDLADKKTVATIETGAGAHGVITSADTKKIYVTNMFENTLSIIDNETHRVIDTLQTGEMPNGITISP, encoded by the coding sequence ATGCGCAAGATACTTGCTGTAATAGCTGCCCTGATTCTAATTACAGGTTGTGTTCAAGGGGGCGAAAGAGCCGAACAACCGACTCCACAGCAGACGAGTGGAGATAATACCCAAGATCCGGTCGACGAGAGTTCGTCGGGTTGGTTGTTTACAGCCAATGAAGGCGGGAGTATCACGAGAATCGATCTAACTGATAACAAGGTTACGGCTAGCATTGAGGCAACAGGTTCAGTCCATAATGTACAATTGTCGCCCGACGGAAAAGTATTGGCCGCAACCGTCGTACCTGAGATGAATGATGAAGATTCGGGACATGCGGAAAATGGCGATGACGCACATGGTCACGGAATGACGATGAACGGACTTGCAAATTTTTATGATGCTGCATCTGGGAATCTGATCGAAAGCGTGGAAGTGGGACAACATCCAGCTCATGTAGTTTATACAAGCGATGGGAAGCTTGCATTAGTTACAAATAACGAAGGAAACAATGTGTCCATCATCGATACGAGCACTTATACCGTTGTCGATACAATCCCAACCGGTAAAGGGCCTCATGGTTTTCGCATCTCCGCAGACAATCGATTCGCCTATATTGCGAATATGGGCGAGGATACGGTAAGTGTAATCGATTTGATCGAAAGAAAGGAAAACAGGCGAATTAAAGTGGGGGCTGCACCGGTCACGACTAGCGTTACATCGGACGGAAAATTGCTTGCCGTAACGTTGAATGCAGAGAACGCATTGGCTGTCGTCACGTTAGCAACGGATCAAATCGAAAAGATCGGTGTGGGGTCAGGTCCTGCCCAGGTTTATATACAGAGTGATAATCTCTACGCATTCGTGGCGAACCAGGGCACGGCAGACAATCCCTCTCGCACTGTTTCGAAAATCGATCTTGCCGATAAGAAAACCGTCGCCACGATCGAAACAGGTGCAGGGGCACATGGGGTCATTACCAGTGCCGATACGAAAAAAATATACGTTACAAACATGTTTGAAAATACACTAAGCATTATCGACAACGAAACACACCGTGTGATAGATACCTTACAAACAGGCGAAATGCCTAATGGTATCACAATCTCCCCGTGA
- the lgt gene encoding prolipoprotein diacylglyceryl transferase yields MRVTLFEIGSFSVASYGFVIALAVLLSIGVAHFLTRGTVYQAHIMNSFFYVFVAAIVGARFWHVFFFQWGYYSKNLTEIFAIWNGGISIMGAIIGGAGGMALYTWRKKLDFWEFADHLAPAVVLGQAIGRIACFLNGDAYGSPTGSQFGVVYPEGTMAFERYGAQPLWPAEIWEGQWDLIIFALLIVLRNIKFPVGVHFMIYSIMYAVGRFVLEYLRGDSPRYTFDWTAGQWTSAVMIGISVILVGCFYLRDRSKSVASSAGTNKVV; encoded by the coding sequence ATGAGAGTAACACTTTTTGAGATCGGAAGCTTTTCCGTAGCGTCCTATGGCTTTGTCATCGCGTTGGCTGTTTTACTTTCAATCGGTGTTGCGCATTTCCTAACGAGAGGTACGGTTTATCAAGCCCATATCATGAACTCGTTCTTTTATGTCTTTGTCGCCGCTATCGTGGGTGCACGCTTTTGGCACGTGTTTTTCTTCCAATGGGGTTATTATTCAAAAAACCTCACCGAAATTTTCGCGATTTGGAACGGCGGTATTTCCATTATGGGGGCCATAATCGGCGGGGCAGGCGGAATGGCTCTGTACACATGGCGAAAGAAATTGGATTTCTGGGAGTTTGCCGATCATCTTGCTCCTGCTGTCGTATTAGGGCAAGCCATTGGCCGAATCGCATGTTTTCTTAACGGAGACGCATATGGCTCTCCCACAGGTTCTCAGTTCGGAGTCGTTTACCCGGAAGGCACCATGGCTTTCGAGCGTTATGGAGCACAGCCGTTGTGGCCGGCAGAGATATGGGAGGGCCAATGGGACCTGATTATCTTCGCCCTGTTAATCGTTCTTAGAAACATAAAATTCCCAGTTGGAGTTCATTTCATGATCTATAGCATCATGTATGCAGTCGGGCGTTTCGTACTTGAGTACCTCCGCGGAGATTCCCCTCGTTATACCTTTGATTGGACTGCAGGGCAATGGACAAGCGCAGTCATGATCGGGATCTCAGTGATCCTGGTTGGCTGCTTTTATCTTCGCGATCGTTCAAAGTCGGTCGCATCATCAGCAGGGACAAACAAAGTCGTTTAG
- a CDS encoding KamA family radical SAM protein: MNVKYFRSIDQIKGLSIEEKEQLKEVTNSYVFRANDYYLNLIDWVDPDDPIRRLIIPSLHELKEYGRWDASDEEDNYVVPGCQHKYQTTALLLVSNVCGAYCRYCFRKRLFQTGQDETITDIEPAIQYIQNHPSISNVLLTGGDPLTLSTSRLRFILQQLSGLSHVQIIRIGTKMPVFNPMRFTEDSELQAAFNETMNQGKKIYVVMHINHPREITEQAMKGFYAIHQTGAVMVNQTPILKGINDDPEVLAELLDKLTYAGVAPYYFFVNRPVIGNADFVLPLKIIYDIVESAKSKTSGLGKRVRLVMSHSTGKIEILGITDGQIYLKYHQSKSGEYGKMIALPCPETAAWYDDLLGHGS, translated from the coding sequence GTGAACGTTAAATATTTCCGTAGCATAGATCAAATTAAGGGTTTGTCCATAGAGGAAAAGGAACAATTAAAGGAGGTTACAAATTCCTATGTGTTCCGTGCAAATGATTATTATTTGAATTTGATTGATTGGGTAGATCCAGATGATCCCATTCGGAGGCTTATCATTCCAAGTCTCCATGAGCTAAAGGAATATGGGAGATGGGATGCTTCAGACGAAGAGGATAACTATGTAGTACCTGGTTGCCAACATAAATATCAGACAACAGCTTTATTGTTAGTGTCGAACGTATGCGGAGCCTATTGCAGATATTGCTTTCGCAAGCGGTTGTTTCAAACAGGCCAAGATGAAACGATTACGGACATTGAACCGGCTATTCAATATATTCAAAACCATCCATCGATCTCTAATGTATTATTGACCGGAGGCGACCCTTTAACCCTTTCTACATCCCGTTTACGATTCATATTACAACAATTAAGCGGTTTATCTCATGTGCAAATTATTCGCATCGGGACAAAAATGCCGGTCTTTAACCCGATGCGGTTTACAGAGGATTCAGAATTACAAGCGGCGTTTAATGAAACCATGAACCAAGGGAAGAAAATATACGTTGTCATGCACATTAATCATCCAAGAGAGATTACAGAGCAAGCAATGAAGGGATTTTATGCGATTCACCAAACCGGTGCCGTAATGGTGAATCAGACGCCTATTTTAAAAGGTATAAATGATGATCCTGAAGTATTGGCGGAGCTTTTGGATAAATTAACTTATGCAGGTGTTGCGCCTTATTACTTTTTTGTCAACCGACCTGTCATTGGAAATGCAGACTTCGTTCTGCCCTTGAAGATAATTTACGATATAGTCGAGTCTGCGAAATCCAAAACTTCCGGTTTAGGGAAGCGCGTTCGTCTTGTAATGAGCCATTCAACAGGAAAGATAGAAATTTTGGGCATAACCGATGGGCAAATATATTTAAAATACCATCAATCGAAATCCGGGGAATACGGAAAAATGATAGCTCTTCCTTGTCCTGAAACGGCTGCCTGGTATGATGATCTACTTGGTCACGGTTCATGA